In one window of Thermodesulfobacteriota bacterium DNA:
- a CDS encoding vitamin K epoxide reductase family protein: MSGSRRIKPHPFRVYYVPVLLLALAGLLDSAYLSYSHYRVYTDISYSSFCAVSKAINCDTVSQSPYAIFLDIPVPVWGVIGYLFLVILVVFAGLDKSRDKSGWTLLTVICGAYSAYSIVLALISNYLIHSYCIMCIASYGINFALLVYCWLIRRRFSVDPFWKGLYGDALFFASLPKHQVVTGIFGLAVISTLVFLPEYWKMGYGTLNINLPHGMTEDGHPWIGAENPELTIVEFTDYLCFQCRKMHYYLRRLVEAHPDKIRLVHRHFPVDNKFNPLIKDKFHVGSGKLALLAIYAAQKGKFWEASDLLFQVPRENLPLPAVAEMTGLDARELAWALRSEWIRYLLLNDIREGLKLGVVGTPTYVINNEMYLGIIPQHVVSAIVD; this comes from the coding sequence ATGAGCGGATCCAGACGCATTAAACCCCATCCGTTCCGTGTGTACTATGTGCCGGTACTGTTGCTGGCCCTGGCCGGTTTACTCGATTCCGCTTACCTCTCCTATTCTCATTACCGGGTTTATACGGATATTTCGTACAGCAGTTTCTGCGCCGTTTCCAAGGCCATCAACTGCGATACGGTGTCTCAAAGCCCTTATGCGATTTTTCTGGATATTCCGGTGCCGGTCTGGGGCGTTATCGGCTACCTGTTTCTGGTGATACTGGTCGTTTTTGCCGGTCTGGACAAGAGCCGCGATAAATCCGGGTGGACGCTGCTGACGGTCATCTGCGGCGCTTATTCGGCGTACAGTATTGTGCTGGCGCTGATTTCCAACTATCTCATCCACAGTTACTGCATCATGTGCATCGCCAGCTACGGGATAAATTTCGCCCTGCTGGTATACTGCTGGCTGATCCGGCGCCGGTTTTCCGTGGATCCTTTCTGGAAAGGGTTATACGGCGATGCGCTGTTTTTCGCCTCGCTGCCGAAACACCAGGTGGTCACAGGCATTTTCGGACTGGCGGTAATATCGACGCTGGTGTTTCTTCCGGAATACTGGAAGATGGGCTACGGCACTTTGAATATAAATCTTCCCCACGGGATGACGGAAGACGGGCATCCCTGGATCGGTGCTGAAAACCCGGAACTGACGATCGTTGAGTTTACGGACTATCTTTGTTTCCAGTGCCGGAAGATGCATTATTACTTAAGAAGACTTGTTGAGGCCCATCCGGATAAGATTCGCCTGGTACACCGGCATTTTCCGGTTGATAATAAATTTAATCCCCTTATCAAGGACAAGTTTCACGTCGGGTCGGGCAAATTGGCCCTGCTGGCCATTTATGCCGCTCAAAAGGGAAAATTCTGGGAAGCAAGCGACCTGTTGTTCCAGGTTCCCCGGGAGAACCTGCCTCTGCCCGCGGTGGCTGAAATGACCGGGTTGGACGCTAGAGAACTGGCCTGGGCATTGCGGAGCGAGTGGATCAGATACCTGCTGCTGAATGATATCCGGGAAGGGCTGAAACTGGGGGTGGTTGGAACCCCCACTTATGTAATCAACAATGAAATGTATCTGGGTATTATTCCCCAGCATGTTGTCAGCGCGATCGTTGATTGA